The nucleotide sequence CGGCCCAGGAAATAGATCCGTTACTTCGCCAACCATGGTTTGGAGATCAGGAAAAAAAAGAGGAACTGCTATATAATAGACTTCAGACCGCGTTTCGTCTAAGCGCTCATTATGTCTGGAAGACCGATTCCAGATCCCGCAATTATCGTTTTTACAAAGACGGAAAAGTGGAGATGATCCTGGATCGGAATTATAAGGAAGTCTTTCCGAACAGACAAGAATTGGATCTGCATTATAGCGAAGCGGAAAGTCTGCAAAAGCATGCAAATCCGTATTCGGCGATCCGTCTCTTAAAGGGATCCATGTACTGTTACAGGTTGAGATATGGAAAACTGGTGCCGGAAGGTTATGAAAGGACCGCAAAACTTCTTGCGAAATATTTAGATCAATATTCCCATAAAGAGAAAGAACTACAAAGACTCACAGATCCGTTCGGCTGTTGGACTCCAGAAAATTTAAAGATCAGAAGTTCTGACTTTGCTTATTCATTGGATCTTCCTTCGGATCTGACGTACTTATTTCCGGATGAGGATCGGGAATTTTCGGGAGAAGACTCGGATTATCTCTGGCAGGTCCATAGATTCTACCAAAACTTTCCGGTGGAAGGAGGACCTTCTCCTTTCGAAAAAGAATACAGAAAGAGTAGTGAAGGTATCTTATTTTTTCGGCCGGATCGGGTCGTATTCACGAT is from Leptospira sp. WS58.C1 and encodes:
- a CDS encoding LIC10775 family protein, with product MKVGFSKNSFVSCLYIIKSLYINFLFFFLAFFVLPASAQEIDPLLRQPWFGDQEKKEELLYNRLQTAFRLSAHYVWKTDSRSRNYRFYKDGKVEMILDRNYKEVFPNRQELDLHYSEAESLQKHANPYSAIRLLKGSMYCYRLRYGKLVPEGYERTAKLLAKYLDQYSHKEKELQRLTDPFGCWTPENLKIRSSDFAYSLDLPSDLTYLFPDEDREFSGEDSDYLWQVHRFYQNFPVEGGPSPFEKEYRKSSEGILFFRPDRVVFTIGTTLHFHPTIFNAQNYYLVWDSLRGINSRTMREWNYLRKKEGDLYRTSFDFVGEDGRKSRIIILEKFYLRGTRGILFSLAYPSTLEALGAKIWSGFSSSVVVE